Within the Bacteroidia bacterium genome, the region CGTTTCCCAGCACGAAATTCTCGAATATTCCACCCTCCCTACTTCACCGGTATATCCGAAAAAGAAGAGTTTTTACATCTCTGCCTCCATCGTCGCCTTTCTTCTCAGTCTTCTCCTGGTATTGATTCGGTATATTTTCCACGATAAGATCAATTCGCTCAATGAAATCATCAAAGCGACTCAAGCCTCCATTTCAATTCTTGGTATTGTTCCAAAATACAAAAAGGAAATCCCGAATTCCCAGTTACTGGTAGATAAAAATCCAAAGTCTCTTATTGCCGAGGCATTCCGTTCCATCCGTACCAATCTTCAGTTCATCAGCGCAGGAGAAAATGCGAAGGTCATGGCCATCACATCTACCATATCGGGTGAAGGAAAAACATTTGTTGCGATCAACCTTGCCGGCATCATTGCCTATTCGGGCAAGAAGGTGGTGATCCTGGATCTGGACATGCGAAAACCAAAAATCCACACCGGATTTCAGGCTCCGAATACCTGCGGGATGAGTACGATCCTGATCGGCAAAGATCCATTGGAGAAATGTATTCAGCACAGTTCGCTGGAAAATCTTCATTTTATCACCGCAGGACCGATTCCTCCCAACCCTTCCGAGCTGATCATCAGCGCCGCTATGGACAATATTCTTGAAAAATTGAAATCCATGTATGACCTGGTTGTGATCGACAACCCTCCGGTGGGACTAGTTACAGACGGCATGACCATGATTCAGAAGGCGGATTATCCTCTCTACATTCTCCGGGCGGATTATTCACGCCGGAATTTTGTACAGAACATTGACAGAATGTTCAACGAAAGCGGCATCAAAAACCTGTCTGTTGTTCTCAATGGTGTTGACATTGAAAGGAAAAGTTACGGTTACAACTACGGCTACGGCTATGGCTATGGCTACGGGTATGGGTACGGGTATTATGAAGACAAAACGAAGGGGGCGCATGAAAGTGAAAAAAACTGAATTCGCGGGCCTGTTCGTCATTGAACCTTCCGTTTTTACAGATTCTCGCGGCTACTTTTTCGAAAGCTACAACCAACGTGTGTTTGAAGAAGCAGGCATTCACGCTTCGTTTGTTCAGGACAACCAATCGTTATCCTCCAAAGGTGTCTTGCGCGGACTTCATTTTCAAAAGGCTCCGCATGGTCAGGGAAAACTCGTACGGGTACTTCAGGGCGCAGTGCTGGATGTGGCGGTTGACATTCGGCGTAACAGTCCCACCTTCAGCAAGTATTTTTTAACTGAACTCAGCGAAGAGAATAAAAAAATGGTTTACATCCCCGAAGGTTTCGCACATGGCTTTCTGACATTACATGACCATACCGTATTTCATTATAAGTGCACCGGTTTTTACAATAAAGAATCGGAAGTAAGTCTGCTTTGGAACGATCCTGCAATCGGAATCAACTGGGGCATCGCTGATCCTGTGCTGAGCGAAAAAGACCGGTACGGACTGCCGCTGTCCAAACTCTGACTTTTCGTTGACAAGCCTCATCTCACCGTTCCTGAATCTGCTGGCAGAAAACCCATTACTGCTTCCTGCGCTGTATTTCCTGCTCGCCGGAGGCTTTTCCTTTCTCATCCATTCTATTTTGTTACGATTTGCTACTACACTGGGTATCCGGGAAAGCCAGGAGATGCCAGTACGCTGGGCGAAAACCCAGAAACCCGCACTGGGAGGAATTGCTTTTTACATTGTGTTTCTTTTTTCGATCGCTTTTTATCCTGTCTTTTTTCGCGAGTCCGCCGCTTTCATCGGGAAGCAGGATATCGGACTTATTGCCGCAGCCACGCTTGCTTTTCTTATGGGACTTGCAGACGATGCGTACGACACCCGGCCATGGCTCAAACTTTTTGTACAGATCATGTGCGGGCTTATTATGAGCCTGACCGGTACCGGAGCAGAGATCACAGGCTCGCCCTATCTGGATCATGCACTGACTATAGTGTGGGTGGTGGGAACTATGAATTCCATCAATATGCTTGACAATATGGATGCGGTAAGCACGCTGGTTTCGCTGGTGATATTGCTCTTTTGTATTCTATCATCCCTTCACCGCAGCGATGAAGGCATTTATGTCTTTGTTCTGACCGGAATCGCCGCGTCACTTGCCTCCTTTCTCTATTTTAACTGGTATCCTTCCCGTATGTTTATGGGCGACACAGGAAGTCAGCTGCTGGGGGTATTCCTGTCGGCGGGAGGAATTCATACCTGCCTGGGGTCATCTGCGGAGATTTCCGAATTGCCGGTATGGATAAAGTTAGCAGCCGTATGCCTGCTTTTCTGCATCCCCATTACCGATACTGCTACGGTTATTATTAACAGGATACTACGTGGCCGTTCTCCCTTTATTGGAGGGAAGGATCACACCACTCACAGTCTCTTTTTCCGGGGATTAACGGAGCGTCGCATTGCACTGTTATTTACTATCCTTTCGATGGCAGGAGCCGGCGGTGCATATGTTTTACTGCACACATTGGCAGAAGGTTACGCTCTGCCGCTTTTGATTATCGTCTGCTTTGGCATTCTTTTTCTGACTTTATTCTTCCTGAATCGTATAACCATACGATGAAGTTTTCCCGCAGACGAGCGGTATTTCGTCGGCGCAACCTTATCCTTGCGTTGACCCTTCCCGGAGTGATGACCTTGTGCCTTCTTCTGGAACGATGGTTTCATCCGCGTGATACAGCCATTGAGCAGGATTCAAACCACCGGACCAGCGCCATCCATTTCGGTGTACGGCTTCCTTCCGACATTAATTTTTGCGGGGAGCCGTTTCCGAAAGATGATTCGGTAATTGTAAACCGCCTGGCAAGAGAACTTGGAAAAAAGAGTCTGCATATTCCTCAGTACAATCTTTTCCTGATCCGATGTGCAACCTGGTTCCCGGTGATTGAACCGATACTCCGGCAGCATGGCATTCCTGACGACATGAAATATGTTGCATTGGTAGAAAGCAACCTGAGTAATGTGATTTCTCCCAAAGGGGCCGCCGGATTCTGGCAGTTTATTCCTGAATCAGGGGAACGGATGGGACTGGAGGTCAACGAATATGTAGACGAGCGGTATCATGTTGAAAAGTCCACGGCGGCAGCCTGTCGTTATCTGAAAGAACTATACAATACATTTCATAGCTGGACACTGGCGGCCGCAGCGTATAATCTGGGGGAAGGCGGCATTCTGCGGCAGATCAGGAATCAGCCCGGGCGAAGTCTGTATGAGTTAAAACTAAACAAGGAAACCTCGATTTATATTTACAAACTGCTCTCCGTAAAGGAAGTGATCTCCCGCCCCCGGTTCTATGGAATACTCAAACGATCAGGGGCGCAAAGAATCTCTATCCCATACAAGGAGAAAAAGGTTGACCAATCAATTGAGGATCTGGAATTATGGGCCAGGGAACAGGGTACATCGCCGGAAGTGATTTACCACCTTAACCCCTGGCTGATGCGTAACCAACTGCCGAATCACGAAGGGAACACCTATCGCATCCGCGTCCCCGACGGCCGCTATTCTGAGGAAAAACTGAAAGAATTGTTTAAACCAGACCCTATCTCACCCTCGGAAGATTCCTCAAAGTTGAGTAATTTCGCGCACCCCGACACAACGGGGAAAATTGAGTAAAAAAGACACACTTTCCGATGAGATCCTGGAGATCGAAGGCGCCCGGGTGCATAACCTGAGAAATCTTCATGTGACCATTCCCCGCGGAAAACTCGTTGTAATCACCGGACTGAGCGGTAGCGGAAAATCCTCCTTAGCCTTCGACACCATTTTTGCAGAAGGGCAGCGCCGGTACATCGAAACATTTTCTTCCTACGCGCGGCAGTTCCTGGGCGGCATGGAACGGCCGGACGTGGATAAGATCAATGGCCTTTCTCCGGTGATTTCCATTGAACAGAAAACGGTTAACCGGAATCCTCGATCAACCGTAGGAACCATCACCGAAGTGTATGATTTCATGCGCCTGCTTTTCGCACGGGCCGCTGATGCGTATTCGTATGTTACCGGTGAAAAGATGGTACGGTACTCCACGGATCAGATCATTGATCTGATCGCAGAACATTATAGAGGAAAAAAGATTGTGGTGCTTGCTCCGGTAGTGAAAGGAAGAAAAGGACATTACAGGGAGTTGTTTGATCAGATACGAAAATACGGCTTCACCAGGGTGCGGGTAGACGGGGAAATGAAAGACATGACGGTGCGCATGCAAGTTGATCGCTATAAGATCCACGACATTGAGATAGTTATAGACCGGTTGCCAGTTGAAGACATCGGCCGGCAACGGATCGTGGAATCCGTAAACCTGGCCATGAAACACGGAAAAGGCAGTATGATGATCGGAGAATTATCGGAGAAAGCCCCCGGTTCGGACATTTACAAGGATATGACCGTAAGACATTTCAGTAAGTTTCTTATGTGTCCTACTTCCGGCATTTCATATGATGAACCCGCCCCTAACCTCTTCTCCTTTAATTCACCATACGGTGCCTGTACGCAATGCAACGGACTTGGAAACATTCTGGAAATTGACATTCATAAGATTATTCCGGACCGAAAGAAAAGCCTGAAGCAGGGGGGAATCACTCCATTGGGAGAATATAAAAACAACTGGATCTGGCGTCAGGTGGAAGCCATCGCTGATTCTTTCAAGTTTAAACTGAACGGACCTGTGGATGATATACCGGAGGAGGCGCTGCAAACCCTCCTGTACGGATCCGATCGCATTTTCAAGGTAAAAGGAGGACCGGACGGCACGGGATCCTACACCGTTACATTTGAAGGGATTGTAAATATTCTCTCCCGTCAGGAGGAGGAAAGCGGCTCTGAAAGTATTCTTCGCTGGGTGCAGGGATTTATGAATGAGATCCCCTGTCCTACCTGCCTGGGGAGCAGAATTAAAAAAGAAGCCCATCATTTCCGGGTGCTCGACAAGAACATTGCAGAACTGGCGGATATGAACCTGTTGCATCTCTCGGAGTGGTTTCTGGGCCTTGAAAAAAAATTGGACACAAAAAAACGAATGATCGCGACGGAAATACTGAAGGAGATCAACAACCGGATCCGTTTTCTTCTGGATGTAGGACTTGATTACATTACGCTTAATCGCAGCTCACGTACTTTGTCGGGAGGCGAAGCCCAGCGGATACGTCTTGCCACACAGATTGGATCTCAGCTGGTAGGAGTATTATACATTCTGGATGAACCCAGTATCGGACTGCATCAACGCGATAATACCCGGCTTATTCACGCGTTGAAAGAATTGAGGGATATTGGGAACTCTGTGCTGGTGGTGGAGCACGACAAAGAGATGATCCTGAGTGCAGACCACATCCTGGATATCGGGCCGATGGCCGGAATACACGGAGGAGCAATCGTTGCCCAGGGGTCACCCGCGCAAATTCGCGCATCCGATTCGCTGACGGCCCAGTATCTGAACGGTAAAAAGAAAATAGATGTCCCGCAAAAAAGAAGAAAAGGAAATGGGAAAAAACTGAGACTGGAAGGCGCGCGCGGACATAATCTTAAAAGTGTTATGCTGGAGATAGAACTCGGCACACTCACCTGTATAACCGGTGTGTCCGGTAGCGGCAAATCATCCCTTGTCGGAGAAACACTGTTTCCCATCCTGAACAAACATTTCAACCGCGCAGAAAAAAGACCTCTTCCCTACTCTTCCATCAGGGGACTTGAATACATTGATAAAGTAATTGAAATTGATCAAAGTCCCATCGGCCGTACGCCCAGATCCAATCCAGCCACCTATACCAATGTTTTTTCAGACATTCGAAATCTTTTTACACTATTACCAGAAGCGAAAATCCGCGGATATAAACCAGGGCGCTTCTCCTTTAATGTGAAAGGCGGACGCTGCGAAGCCTGTCAGGGAGCCGGACTGAAAACCATAGAGATGAATTTCCTGCCCGATGTTTATGTCCATTGTGAAGAATGTCAGGGAAAAAGGTACAATCGTGAAACACTGGAGGTCAGATATAAAGGAAAATCGATCAGCGATGTTCTGAATATGACCATAGAGCAGGCCGTTTCTTTCTTTGAGTCCATTCCCTTTATCGCCCAGCGCATCAATACACTTTCAGATGTTGGACTTGGTTACATTACCCTTGGACAACCCAGCACCACACTTTCCGGCGGGGAGGCTCAGCGCATCAAGCTCGCAACCGAACTGAGCAAGAGAGATACCGGCAACACCCTCTACATCCTGGATGAACCGACAACGGGTCTTCATTTCGAAGATATCCGTATCCTTCTCCACGTACTGAACCGTCTGGTGGAAAAAGGTAATACGGTGGTAATCATTGAACACAATATGGACATGATCAAAGTGGCCGACCGGGTAATTGACATTGGTCCTGAAGGCGGTGAGAAGGGAGGCAGGATTGTCTGTCAGGGAACACCGGAGGATATCATCCGGAATAAAGAAAGCTACACTGCTAAATATCTCAAGCCTGAACTTGTATAAAATGGAGGTCACACCATATAACAGCCAACAGCCGAAGAAAGCACAGGTGGAGGAAATGTTTGATTCCATTTCGGAAGAATATGATCTTTTAAATTCCATCCTCTCCCTTGGTATCCACAGAATCTGGCGAAGGAAAATGATTCGTTCCGTAACCGCAGGGAGCCCTGAAACTATACTTGACGTAGCTACCGGCACAGCCGATGTAGCACTGGAAGCCGCACGACGGACCCGAGCAACAATCACCGGGATAGACTTATCTGAAAAAATGCTGGAGATCGGAAGAAAGAAAGTTAAGATTGCCGGTTTGGAAAACAGGATCGTTTTGGGGAAAGGCGATGCAGAGTCGCTTCCTTTCAGCGGCAATACCTTTGATGCAGTAACAGTGGCATTCGGAGTGCGTAATTTTGGAAATCTTACGCAGGGCCTAACCGAAATGCGCCGTGTACTTAAACCGGGCAAGTGCCTTTATATTCTTGAATTCTCCCGGATTGAAAACGCTTTCCTTCGCTCTCTTTTCGGATTCTATTTCCGGGGAATCACACCGGCTGTTGCAAGAATCTTTACCCGTGATACACGCGCCTACCGTTATCTTCCTGAGTCTGTTGAGGCATTTCCGCATGGTGAGGCATTACTGAGTATCCTGCGCAACACCGGTTTCCGCGAGCCAAGGGCCACCCCCTATTCCTTCGGCACCGCTACCCTTTACGAAGCCCGTAAATAATTGTTAGATTTGTGCGTTAAATTGATCGTGCAACGGCTCTCCGGCATATTCCTCCTCTTAGTGCTTTCCTTATCCTTAGTTGCTCAAAAACAAAGGGTTAAGAACCTTCACGACTATGATGATGAACGCCTGCATTTCGGGTTTTCCCTGGCTGTAAATCAGGCCTGG harbors:
- the ubiE gene encoding bifunctional demethylmenaquinone methyltransferase/2-methoxy-6-polyprenyl-1,4-benzoquinol methylase UbiE, with the protein product MEVTPYNSQQPKKAQVEEMFDSISEEYDLLNSILSLGIHRIWRRKMIRSVTAGSPETILDVATGTADVALEAARRTRATITGIDLSEKMLEIGRKKVKIAGLENRIVLGKGDAESLPFSGNTFDAVTVAFGVRNFGNLTQGLTEMRRVLKPGKCLYILEFSRIENAFLRSLFGFYFRGITPAVARIFTRDTRAYRYLPESVEAFPHGEALLSILRNTGFREPRATPYSFGTATLYEARK
- the uvrA gene encoding excinuclease ABC subunit UvrA gives rise to the protein MSKKDTLSDEILEIEGARVHNLRNLHVTIPRGKLVVITGLSGSGKSSLAFDTIFAEGQRRYIETFSSYARQFLGGMERPDVDKINGLSPVISIEQKTVNRNPRSTVGTITEVYDFMRLLFARAADAYSYVTGEKMVRYSTDQIIDLIAEHYRGKKIVVLAPVVKGRKGHYRELFDQIRKYGFTRVRVDGEMKDMTVRMQVDRYKIHDIEIVIDRLPVEDIGRQRIVESVNLAMKHGKGSMMIGELSEKAPGSDIYKDMTVRHFSKFLMCPTSGISYDEPAPNLFSFNSPYGACTQCNGLGNILEIDIHKIIPDRKKSLKQGGITPLGEYKNNWIWRQVEAIADSFKFKLNGPVDDIPEEALQTLLYGSDRIFKVKGGPDGTGSYTVTFEGIVNILSRQEEESGSESILRWVQGFMNEIPCPTCLGSRIKKEAHHFRVLDKNIAELADMNLLHLSEWFLGLEKKLDTKKRMIATEILKEINNRIRFLLDVGLDYITLNRSSRTLSGGEAQRIRLATQIGSQLVGVLYILDEPSIGLHQRDNTRLIHALKELRDIGNSVLVVEHDKEMILSADHILDIGPMAGIHGGAIVAQGSPAQIRASDSLTAQYLNGKKKIDVPQKRRKGNGKKLRLEGARGHNLKSVMLEIELGTLTCITGVSGSGKSSLVGETLFPILNKHFNRAEKRPLPYSSIRGLEYIDKVIEIDQSPIGRTPRSNPATYTNVFSDIRNLFTLLPEAKIRGYKPGRFSFNVKGGRCEACQGAGLKTIEMNFLPDVYVHCEECQGKRYNRETLEVRYKGKSISDVLNMTIEQAVSFFESIPFIAQRINTLSDVGLGYITLGQPSTTLSGGEAQRIKLATELSKRDTGNTLYILDEPTTGLHFEDIRILLHVLNRLVEKGNTVVIIEHNMDMIKVADRVIDIGPEGGEKGGRIVCQGTPEDIIRNKESYTAKYLKPELV
- a CDS encoding undecaprenyl/decaprenyl-phosphate alpha-N-acetylglucosaminyl 1-phosphate transferase — protein: MTSLISPFLNLLAENPLLLPALYFLLAGGFSFLIHSILLRFATTLGIRESQEMPVRWAKTQKPALGGIAFYIVFLFSIAFYPVFFRESAAFIGKQDIGLIAAATLAFLMGLADDAYDTRPWLKLFVQIMCGLIMSLTGTGAEITGSPYLDHALTIVWVVGTMNSINMLDNMDAVSTLVSLVILLFCILSSLHRSDEGIYVFVLTGIAASLASFLYFNWYPSRMFMGDTGSQLLGVFLSAGGIHTCLGSSAEISELPVWIKLAAVCLLFCIPITDTATVIINRILRGRSPFIGGKDHTTHSLFFRGLTERRIALLFTILSMAGAGGAYVLLHTLAEGYALPLLIIVCFGILFLTLFFLNRITIR
- a CDS encoding lytic transglycosylase domain-containing protein, whose protein sequence is MKFSRRRAVFRRRNLILALTLPGVMTLCLLLERWFHPRDTAIEQDSNHRTSAIHFGVRLPSDINFCGEPFPKDDSVIVNRLARELGKKSLHIPQYNLFLIRCATWFPVIEPILRQHGIPDDMKYVALVESNLSNVISPKGAAGFWQFIPESGERMGLEVNEYVDERYHVEKSTAAACRYLKELYNTFHSWTLAAAAYNLGEGGILRQIRNQPGRSLYELKLNKETSIYIYKLLSVKEVISRPRFYGILKRSGAQRISIPYKEKKVDQSIEDLELWAREQGTSPEVIYHLNPWLMRNQLPNHEGNTYRIRVPDGRYSEEKLKELFKPDPISPSEDSSKLSNFAHPDTTGKIE
- the rfbC gene encoding dTDP-4-dehydrorhamnose 3,5-epimerase, with amino-acid sequence MKVKKTEFAGLFVIEPSVFTDSRGYFFESYNQRVFEEAGIHASFVQDNQSLSSKGVLRGLHFQKAPHGQGKLVRVLQGAVLDVAVDIRRNSPTFSKYFLTELSEENKKMVYIPEGFAHGFLTLHDHTVFHYKCTGFYNKESEVSLLWNDPAIGINWGIADPVLSEKDRYGLPLSKL